One part of the Vicia villosa cultivar HV-30 ecotype Madison, WI linkage group LG6, Vvil1.0, whole genome shotgun sequence genome encodes these proteins:
- the LOC131614078 gene encoding uncharacterized protein LOC131614078 produces the protein MAAPTTQIEEHVPLKLVLNERGNKVLFAEAGKDFVDILCSFLTMPLGTVTRLIEKESGVGPVTLGCLNSLYHSVANLDDGCFCADGIKQVLLEPINAAEDYCNTLKFHIDDTPPTKYLACNRLNCSFNDLTISPFKDKHKCRCGYSCTSPIFLKSSCQGFVNGSVTFVITDNLTVIPKGFDYSLRLLEEHGIKYPSFAKDISLKVTKEKVLDLLKHSLFSTSTLTNLFLAKKPSVERSRFFLPDRELSPNLKVTLKLVIRKSDGKILCAHEEQKFANIILGFLTIPLGVVAQIFRENCSLGSINGLDKSISDLNENKYFMSIEAKNRLVETVVDQCFCVQFFKHYGDRNINTGNIKKMYILKKFFVKGPDMDESKRRLLEFSRSLGRVAAFHGGSRLWGVGNDGVS, from the exons ATGGCTGCACCTACTACTCAAATAGAGGAGCATGTACCCTTAAAACTTGTGTTAAATGAAAGAGGTAACAAAGTGTTGTTTGCTGAAGCTGGTAAGGACTTTGTAGACATTCTTTGCAGCTTTTTAACCATGCCTTTAGGAACTGTTACTAGACTTATAGAGAAGGAATCTGGCGTAGGGCCAGTCACTCTTGGTTGTCTAAACTCACTCTATCATAGTGTTGCAAATCTTGATGACGGTTGTTTCTGTGCGGATGGAATCAAACAAGTTCTTCTGGAACCAATTAACGCTGCTGAAGATTATTGCAACACTCTTAAATTCCACATTGATGACACTCCACCCACCAAGTACTTGGCATGTAATAGATTAAATTGCAGCTTCAACGATTTGACAATATCACCATTTAAAGATAAACATAAATGTCGCTGTGGCTATTCTTGTACCTCTCCAATTTTCCTGAAAAGTTCCTGCCAAGGATTTGTTAATGGTTCTGTTACTTTTGTCATAACAGACAATCTCACTGTAATTCCAAAGGGATTTGACTATAGCCTTCGTCTGCTGGAGGAACATGGCATAAAATATCCTAGTTTTGCAAAAGATATATCTCTCAAAGTCACTAAGGAAAAG GTACTTGATCTGTTGAAGCATTCTTTGTTTTCCACCTCAACTTTGACAAATTTATTTTTAGCAAAGAAACCTTCTGTAGAGAGATCAAGGTTTTTCTTGCCTGATCGTGAATTATCTCCAAATCTCAAAGTCACTCTGAAACTAGTTATAAGAAAATCGGATGGAAAGATATTGTGTGCTCATGAGGAACAGAAATTTGCAAACATAATTTTAGGCTTTCTAACTATTCCTTTGGGAGTTGTTGCACAAATATTTAGAGAGAATTGTTCTTTAGGCAGCATCAACGGATTGGACAAGAGTATATCTGATTTGaatgaaaacaaatattttatgtcGATAGAAGCTAAGAACAGGCTTGTTGAAACTGTTGTTGATCAATGTTTTTGCGTTCAATTTTTCAAACATTATGGTGACCGTAATATAAATACTGGAAATATTAAGAAAATGTATATCCTCAAAAAGTTCTTTGTTAAAGGTCCAGATAT